GCTATGTGCGCCATGTGATTCCCAAGGCGACGTACGCCCAGTACGGCATCGACGAGGACGTGGTGACCTTCCAGGCGCCCACGATCCTCATCGCCCATGTCAAGACCCCGCCCGACGTGATCTACAAGGTCGCCAAGGCGGTGGTGGAAGGGCGCGAGGACTTCGCGCGAGTCACGGCGGCCATGAAGGGCGTCACGGCCAAGGACATGGCCCAGAGCCACGGCATGCCCTACCATCCGGGCGCCGAGAGGTATTACCGCGAGGCCGGTCTGCTCAAGTAGCGCCGCTTCGTGCGCAAGCTCACCGGCTACGCTGGGCTCGTCGTCGGCGTGGTGGGGGTGGTCATGTCCCTCTACCACGTCTACGCCCGGCTCACTCCCTACGCGCCCGACAGCCTCGCGCTTCGCATCATCGCGCTGGCCTTCTGCCTGACGCTGTCGTTTCTGCTCTTCCCGCGGAAGTCGACCACGCCGCTCGACGAGGAGAGCACGCGCCTTCCCTCAGAGGGAGGCTTCGCCCCCCTTCCGAACCTGCCACCAGGACGGGTTGCGCCGGCGGAGCCGGCGCTCGAACCGAGGACCGACGCCGCGCTCATCCCGTGGAGCGACCTGGCCCTGGCCGGGCTGTCGATTGCGGGGCTGAGCTACCTGTTCGTCTACTACGACTACGTCACCACGCGGTTCCCCACCGCGCACCCGCTGACGACGATCGATATCGTGGTCGCCACCGTCGTCGTCGCGCTGGTCCTCGAGGCCACCCGGCGCACGCTGGGAATGGCGCTGCCCATCCTCGCACTGTGCTTCATCGCCTACGGGCTGTTGGGGCCGTGGCTGCCGGGACCCCTGCGCCACAAGGGGCTCACCTACGAGATCCTGATCGACCAGACGTTCTTCACGAGCGAGGGGCTCTTCGGCATCCCCCTGGGCGTGGCCGCCTCCTACGTGATCCTGTTCATCATCTTCGGCGCGTTCCTCGAGAAGTCGGGGGCGGGCCAGTTCTTCATGAACCTCGCCAACGCGGTGGCCGGCGGCCAGCGCGGCGGCCCCGGCAAGGTCTCCGTCGTCTCCTCCAGCCTGTTCGGCACCATCTCGGGCTCGGCCGTCGCCAACGTGATGGTGGACGGCTGGCTGACCATCCCGATGATGAAGCGCACGGGCTTCAAGCCGGAGGCCGCGGCCGCGATCGAGGCGGTGGCGTCCACCGGAGGCCAGATCATGCCCCCCGTCATGGGGGCAGCCTCGTTCGTGATGGCGGAGTTCCTGGGCATCCCGTACTCCCATGTCATGATCGCGGCGGCAATCCCCGCGATCTTCTATTACGGGGCCCTCTTCGCCGCCATCCACTTCAACGCCTCGCGCACGGGGTTGCGGGGCCTCCCCCGGGAGGAGCTGCCCAGTCTCCCGAAGGTTCTGCGCGCGCAGGGGCACCTGCTGGCGCCCGTCGTCGTCATCTTCCTGCTGCTGCTCGAGGGGTTCACGGCAACCTACGCGGCGATCGTCTCCACCGTGGTCGTGATTTACGCGTGGCTTCTCGGGTTCTGGGTGTGGCTGCTGATACTCGGCGGAGCGGTCTTCTGGGAGGTGGATGCCCCG
This region of Candidatus Methylomirabilota bacterium genomic DNA includes:
- a CDS encoding TRAP transporter fused permease subunit, giving the protein MRKLTGYAGLVVGVVGVVMSLYHVYARLTPYAPDSLALRIIALAFCLTLSFLLFPRKSTTPLDEESTRLPSEGGFAPLPNLPPGRVAPAEPALEPRTDAALIPWSDLALAGLSIAGLSYLFVYYDYVTTRFPTAHPLTTIDIVVATVVVALVLEATRRTLGMALPILALCFIAYGLLGPWLPGPLRHKGLTYEILIDQTFFTSEGLFGIPLGVAASYVILFIIFGAFLEKSGAGQFFMNLANAVAGGQRGGPGKVSVVSSSLFGTISGSAVANVMVDGWLTIPMMKRTGFKPEAAAAIEAVASTGGQIMPPVMGAASFVMAEFLGIPYSHVMIAAAIPAIFYYGALFAAIHFNASRTGLRGLPREELPSLPKVLRAQGHLLAPVVVIFLLLLEGFTATYAAIVSTVVVIYAWLLGFWVWLLILGGAVFWEVDAPPWLWALLAVGGVMAVLLRPGGARRLGVFLVREAPAALRAGAQQTVPVAMATAAAGIMIGIILQTGLAIRFTSFLVDFAAGNLMVALVITMIAAIILGTALPTTPAYIMLAALLIPALIKLGVPPLAAHMFGFYFGCLSAVTPPECLAVYAAASISRCSVWGAGLQAVKFAAAGFVVPYFFIYYPALLFQGTWGEIAQALVSGTVGVIALAAGLEGYFLRTATWLERGLFVIAALLLIDPGLVSDLIGLALLAAGLALQKLRRPDAAVVPAGAP